A single genomic interval of Sebastes umbrosus isolate fSebUmb1 chromosome 11, fSebUmb1.pri, whole genome shotgun sequence harbors:
- the LOC119496657 gene encoding mitochondrial folate transporter/carrier-like, with the protein MSSAPDHGPVTETVSSKPASAVSIAGHVRQMFGHVKIENLVAGLSGGVVSTLVLHPLDLVKIRFAVSDGLDLRPKYSGMLHCMKSVWHQEGLRGLYQGVTPNIWGAGASWGLYFFLYNAIKGYTKEGRQTELSATEHLVSAAEAGILTLTLTNPIWVTKTRLVLQYNADPGGKQYRGMIDALVKIYRHEGVRGLYKGYVPGLFGTSHGALQFMAYEELKRDYNKYKKVPSDAKLSAWEYITMAALSKIFAVATTYPYQVVRARLQDQHNTYNGVIDVITRTWRNEGTVGFYKGIIPNVIRVTPACCITFVVYENVSRYLLEQSQ; encoded by the exons ATGAGTTCCGCTCCAGATCACGGTCCCGTTACAGAGACGGTGTCCAGCAAACCCGCCTCTGCTGTCTCTATAGCCGGACATGTCCGCCAGATGTTCGGCCATGTGAAGATAGAGAACCTGGTGGCAGGACTGAGTGGAGGAGTGGTGTCAACTCTGGTGCTGCACCCTCTGGATCTGGTCAAGATCAGGTTTGCAG TAAGTGATGGATTGGACTTAAGACCAAAGTACAGTGGCATGTTGCACTGTATGAAGAGTGTTTGGCACCAGGAGGGACTCAGAGGACTCTACCAAGGAGTGACACCCAATATCTGGGGTGCTGGAGCATCTTGGGGTCTCTACTTCTTTTT ATACAATGCGATCAAAGGGTACACGAAGGAGGGCCGTCAAACTGAACTGAGTGCCACGGAGCACCTGGTGTCTGCAGCCGAAGCAG GCATCCTGACGCTCACCCTGACCAACCCAATCTGGGTGACCAAGACGCGGCTGGTGCTCCAGTACAACGCTGACCCGGGCGGTAAACAGTACAGGGGGATGATAGATGCTCTGGTCAAGATCTACCGCCACGAGGGAGTGCGAGGACTATACAAG GGTTATGTTCCCGGTCTGTTTGGCACGTCTCACGGAGCGCTGCAGTTCATGGCCTACGAAGAGCTCAAGAGAGACTACAACAAATACAAGAAAGTGCCTTCAGATGCAAAGCTG AGTGCATGGGAATATATCACAATGGCAGCATTATCCAAAATATTTGCTGTGGCCACAACATACCCGTATCAGGTGGTGCGAGCTCGCCTGCAAGACCAGCACAATACATACAATGGAGTTATTGATGTCATCACACGGACATGGAG GAATGAAGGCACCGTTGGTTTCTACAAAGGCATCATCCCCAACGTGATTCGCGTCACTCCTGCATGCTGCATCACCTTCGTAGTTTACGAGAATGTGTCTCGCTACCTTCTGGAACAAAGTCAATGA